The Malus domestica chromosome 10, GDT2T_hap1 nucleotide sequence ACTGCTCTTGCATGATGTGAGGTGCATGTTTACGGGTCAACAAACGCATCATGCATGATCCATTTTATGATTGTATTCCCCTTGTATGTCTCCATCCTTAaactttcttttatttaattgaaagtttttatgatttttgtcGTCAAAATGTGTTAATTAACCCATCTGCAAGATCATGAATCTTGTACTCCAAAATCCGAGTGGTTGGGTTCACTGTACGGCATACAATGTGATTCCTAACAATCACATTATTCATTGATTTAAACGCATAATCCAACATACCTATATCTCCAATATGTAACCGAGCTGCATCTCACACATCTTGCCGGCAACTCATCCACTGCTGGGCTAGTTTTTTGTTCCGTAAAATTCTGCTAGGTTGGTTTAGGATAAATCAATGCAGCTATATTTTAAATATGACGGTGGAGATGAGACAGCCGGGTATTACATACCAGATGAATTACATTTTGGTATGATTATGGCTCAATCTCATGTTAAAATTGAGTCTTGAGCTCTTGTTTTTAGGTGAGCTATCCTAACCTTTCTTTTTTAACAATCGACATTACGAGAGCAAAAAAAATGTTCAagaaatatttttcatgttgTTTAATTTTTCCATTAAAGcgtaattattaatattttgacGATCATATTGGTTGCAAACATGTGTGGTATTTCTGTGTCCCGACATTTGGAGGGGATTGCAGCTTCAACCGACAGAATATTTGGATCCGGCCAAGGGAGAATGCATGTCATGTCACAGTTGTCCTCTTGAGGGGCAACTTCCATCTTCTAGTGTGTTCTCCATTGTTTTAAGGGAGAGGACAAAGGAGGTGGTATACTCATTCTTGTTCAAATTTTAGAGCCAACTATCGTTTGTACCACTTTTGTCCAGACAAAGTTTGTCTCTCAccttaaaatttattttatttaattgaaatttgagATTGGATGTTGTCAATAATCTATTGATTAGTCCACTTGTCTGCTTGTCACTACATGTCAATTAGTTGGTTTGTTAATCAACTATTTAGTTTATTAAGTAGTTGAATGGTTGCAGTATATCTACTTTGAGCAAGTGAAATATAATGATTCGTGTTATTTGTTGGTAAGCAATCGCACACTAAGTATAATCTACACGAGCACAACTGGCCGAAATAGattaaaatttcaatattaAGTACAAGAAGTCGGATCGACCTAACTCAGCACGAGCACGATTGCCCTAAAGTCACAGTTGTAATCATGAGGGATAACTCAAAGTCAAAATGTGTTAGTTATTCCAGGTAATATATACATGTCACAGGTTCTGTTCAATTTCTACGATCATGCCAACTCATCTGCTACTCGGCTAATTTCTTGTTCTGAAAAATTCTGCGAAGTTGGTTTAGGAACCAAATGCTCACATCGGATAAATTAATGCATCTATAATCACATCGGAGAAAAGGAGGAACTGGAAAACGATTACCACGGTCGTGGAACTTCAGAAACAAGAAGAAACGACGAACAAAACACGTTTGTCATAAACAAAACGACGACAACATACTAGTCACACAACATATTATCCAAAGTAAATTGCCCAATTTCagcaaaatttcaacaccagATTGCACAGGTTAACTATACAACTTGGTAAAACCAGAGCTAATACTATTTAAAAACTTTGACAAGAAAGAAAACAGGTAGCATCCATGAGTTTTACTAGCGCAGAGATTGTTTAGACATAGCTGTCAATCAATGATTTCCTCATTTCATCCACAATAGCACTGGGTTGAGCTTCCCtcaacttgaaaacactttcaaTAACTGAGAGTTCTGTGGCAGTGGTGTCTAACCCGCAGAATGCTGTCCAGTCGTTCACTATCATGCCTGCACCTATCACTTCACTACCACGGTTGACTGTTCCAGCAACAAGAGGGACCTGAAGGAGCGTTGACAGTTCATCCAGATCTTCAACAGATGTGTGGGGATGGACCTATACAAGTGTTTTTACAATTAGGATTGAGAATGGGACCAAAGGAACAAAAAAGATGAAACAATGACAGTAGAAATCTTTCAAAAAAGCCTCAgaaacaaaaactcaaaaagaTGTATTCTTACCAAGCCACCTCTGTTGGTGAAGGCACAGAAGCTGCCAACAAGTATATTACCAGCAATCGTCTGCCTAAAAACTTCCACTCCAAGGACATCTGCAATCATCTCCTCAGTTTCctgaaaaataacaaataaaaggaaatgAACAAAATGCATGGATTCAAAGTTTAACGTCATCTGCGAAATGGAAAAGAGTAGTCTACGTTCATGTAAAAACTAAAGTTCTGCTTGCAACATGCACATTCGATTCCTCTTTAATTTCTGAATACagttacatatatattattctgAAGTAAATTCAAACTATATGGTGAATAGTCATGTTATGCATGATAAAGTGACTCTTCCCAACCATTCAATTCCTGATTAATTTCTGAAAAAAGTTATATTACATATGTATCAATCTGAAGTAAATTCAAACAGTTTGGTGAACACTGAAAGTCATGTTATGCATAATAAAGTGACTGTCAACAATCAGATACGGGCGATATAACATGGAAAAGCAGGACAACCATGACGTGCATGTGTGGTATTGACCAAATCATCATTGagttatatttttcatttaaagCGGGTTTTAATATGTTCCGCAGTACAACCTGTGAATACTCTTACATGCTAAACCAGGCACATCTTGTGatagatatatgatgtcttcCTAATTTCCTAAGATTTCAAAGATGTTGGGCACTATTTGTGAAAATGAGCTTTATGGGTTACTGACATTGAATTCACATAACACAATTGTGCTTTTTTTCCAAGGGAAAACAAAGACTGCACAGGATACAATAAAAAAAGCAATTTCGAACAAGTATAAAAAGCATACCCTGTCAAGATCAGTGTGCGTAAGAGCAACATGATCATTGCAAGCGATGCAGTTACCAAGAGCCGATAGTCTCTCTTCGATACGCTGAACAACAACCTGATCAGGTAAGCTGTTCCTCAAGTGCTGGAGTTCTTAATTTTCAATGAATCGAAAACAGAAGCTCAATAAGTCAGAAAAACCGAAACGCAATAACCACAAACATAAAAtacccaaaaagaaaaagaaatcggAAGAACAAAAATACCTTGGTCAGTGGTGGTGTGAGGCACAAGAAGCCCGTTTTTGTTTCCTGAAATcgaaatttcaacaaattttttttatattcctAAAAACACATCGAAATTATAACCCTTGATTGATAccgcaaagaaaagaaatatcgAAGGATATCAAATTGAAAACAATACCAGCACAGAGGCGACCGATGATGCGAGTGCCGCCGATGGAGGTTTTCACAACGGGGATGACATCAGCCAACTCCCCCTCAAAGGTGCTGTAGAAGTTCTCAGAGCCGCCGATGGCGACCAAACAGTACGCGTTCGTCAGCTTCGAAAACACCCCAACCTCGCACGAGTTCTCGAATTGCAATCCTGCAAATCCccaattaatttttcaatttaatttgatTAGAAACAAATACGAGAACAATAATCGgagaacgaagaagaagaaagcctTACTGGTTGCCATGGATTGAGGGCGACGCCTGACTGCAAATTACGAGTCTGGGaaaagctagggttttggaGGTTGAGGAAGAGGAGGCgattagggttttggatttgtatGCAAACTGGTCAACAACAACCTTTTTCTCCCGTTCTTGTTTTTATACTTTTGAGGCGTCCGAATTAAattccaacaaaagaaaaaacattgtccaaattaaaacgatataaattgtaaattagaattcttatcgataaagatatatattgacaaaagaAATCGAAAAAGATATAAATTGTAAATTATaactaataaaataaaacaaaatagtataatataaaaaagaaataaataacaaCTAACCCTTAATCAAATGATATTTTGTTTCAAATCCGAATACTCATAAAATCGTACCATATCCAACAAAATAAGGCCAGAccttgattataaaaaaaaaaataagatcaCGCCTTGTTGATTAAGAGGAAAACATATACGATGGTTTCAATAttcatagaaaaattaaaagaaacacTTAGGTAacaaacagaaaaattaaatttaaagtataTAATCTTATATTTTACGAAAGAGTTTtagttcaataattttttttatattaacaaAAGAGCAGTAGAATTtcttcaaattctaacttttattgttttacttacacataaaagaataaagaaataattcattTCATAGTTCAATATCTGAAATACAAAAATTACGTTAAATAGGAGCAATCTCCAAATTCATTGACTTCCCTtgactataaaaaaaattaaaacaaatttaagattTTTAGCCTTTTTATTCTCTTGGGCCTCGTATTTTCAGGCCGCTCAATGTTCGGTCAACAAACTTTGAAGTCTTTCGGGCTAAACATAACTTCAACTTCGGCATATCTACGATATATCAAAATTTGAGGGTTCATTTGCAAATGcatttaaaatgactaaaaatattttcgagggaaatatttttaggactaaacttagtgaaaactcaaaagaaatcTGAAAAAAGGTTTAAAGTGCTCTCTCAAAGAAGCACACACTGAAACTTCTTCTAAGAAATATTTCAAGaggttttgaaatttaaaaatattttcttcaaaaacatttttagtcattttaaataCTTCTAGAAGATCCTGAATCGTTTACTCATTAGTAAACTTAACACAAAATTACTCAGGCAAAAACAAGTGCGTGAGTAGAATTAGTTAACCATTGACACATACCTCATAATTCACCAAATATCTTCTCTTTTGCCACCGTTCTTTTCCTCTCTATCTATAattttttagtaaaatataCTTAGAATTCGTTTGaatatacttttaaaatgactgaaagcgtttttaaagaaaatgtttttggttccaaaagcacttaaagtgctttataCAAGAAGCACTACTAGTTACGTGTTTCTTCCAAtaaacactttaagtgtttttccataatttatttgcatttttactaaggattgattctaaaaatattttcactaaaaacgttttcaatcattttaaaagtacatccaaatGAGCTATTATAACATAGTGTGTTTCTTATGTGTGTGCCATGTAGGCGTCAGGTGGgcagaaaaataatatttttttaaaatatattaacCACAAATTAACAATGAATTTCAACAGTAAACTGGGACACACAAACATACAAAGAGGGCAAAGTGAGAAAATATAACTATCATGGGGTAAAGTAATACTCAAAGACACTTTCAGGGCCACTAAAGTAATTAAGTCTTTTTGTTTTGACCCCGTACAAAAACGAGTTCTTCTGGTTGTGGTCCGAACACCAGTTTCTCAAACCCTtcgtctcctctctctctctctctctctctctctctctcccccgaGACATGGTGGCATCGTCCTCATCGTTGTCTGAGTACTCCTCGGACTCCTCCTTGTCATCTTCGTCTGCATCTCGCCGTCGACATCGTCGCCACAACCGCAGTCGCCGAGACAAAGACCAGGAGAAAGACAAAGATGCCCTCAAGATACGAAAAAAGATCAGTCGTTCCAACACCAAACGACGCCGCAGACACCGCCACCGCTACTCCTCGTCGGATTCTTACTCTTCCTCCTCTCCTTCCGATTCCAGGTCAATTGACAAAAcccttcttttgttttctgggCTTAGATGTAAATATTTGTAATATACGATggctttaattttgttttcagttttatcCTCTGTttgattagggttttgaattTTGTGAGTAGTTCTGAGAAACCCTAATTGGGTTATTTTATTCCGTGTTTAAGATGGTTTTTGTAATTTATTGCAATTTGTATGCAATTTGGTGCGTTGTGTAGTTCCTGTAGCTAACATGGAAAGTATCGAAACGACCCAGATGGGAAAATTCGTTTGTTTTCAGCTCAAAGTTAAGGTCCCTTACGttttaatttagaaaaaaaaaaatgcatcagTTGATTAAAATCAATCATGTTAAATTGAAGCATGGTTTTCAATCCGGAACTTTAGTTGTCAAAGGGAAAGTAGTGGATTATATCGATGATGTGCGGACCTTGTGAGGTGCGTCGACTAAAGGAAATTGATAAGGGGTATATGGCAATTAGGCAAAGATTTTGAGTTGCTTAAGTGAATCATATGCTTTGTTATTGGTTTTTCTgcttttaaaatttcaatttgaaatTATTATGTTGCTGGGCAGTGCGGTTTAGACGCATGTTAGAAATATTAACGGGCGACGATTGATGGCTCTGCTTTTTGAcatatttctttgtttgtttaatgCAGAAGTGATAGTTCTTCGGACAGTGAGCTTGAAACATCTAGTAAGTCAAAGAAGCGCAAGAAGAGTGACAGACATAAGAAGGTGCTTGTTTGGCATTTCTTTGTGACATAATTATATTACTTTTACATTACACTTTCTGCTTGTCCTTTGGTCTCATTTAATTGATCCTTTCTATCTAGAGCAAGGAAAAGGACCAGAGCAAGAGTCATCGCCATAAACATCAAAGGAAACTCAAAGAGGTAGGCCAGTATGTTTTATGTTGCTCTCTTGCCTTCATATGATTGCTCTGTTAAATTGTCTTAAGGCTGTTATCATCGTCCTTTTCTAGCTTATTGCTTAAACAAATTATTTATTGTCAACTCTGCACCATTTGTTAAAATTGCTGTACATCCATTGTGCTCCAACTTCAGAGAGTAATAAAAAGATTTAGAGACAGTAAGACAAGACGTGGAAGTTGACCATGCATCTTGCCTCCATTTGATTTTTTGCTAAAATTTGTGATAATTTGATTCATTATATGTTCCGGACCATGGCTTAACTAAGATATATGCAGGAACTCTAATGCATTTATTTATATAGTTCTGGATGCATCTTATCCAGCTTCAGAGAGTAGTAGATAATTTTAGGACGACTAAACAAAAATTGCATGAGGAAGTTGTACATAggaaattttcttttcaaacttGCCTGTTCTGTTCTGCTAATTAAACTGTGACACGCACACACGGTTTCTTGCATTCAGTGTTGGGCACTGGATGCATATGATATTATGTTTCAATTGCTGAGGTGCTTATAGTACTTTCTGCCTGTTTTATGGATTGGCTCTTCCAAAATTGGAGCTGGGGTCTGTGGCATGGTGCTGGGTACTTATTGGCTTGCCTGGATAATGTGTCTGGATTGTGTTTTTTCCTGGCAATGGGAGCCATATATAGAAACAGAAGAATGAGAGAAGTAGCGGCCCTGTTCAGCTTTCAAAGGTTTTCATTTCACTCTCTTACAATTACGTCTTcgatattcttttttattttaatgtagtttgttttaataatttttctatcGTTGAAGTAACATTTTGCTTCCTACAGTTATTGGGGCGTGACAAAGATGATGGAGTTCGTCGCAGTGCTGTCTCTGGAAAAAAGGTAAGACTTGCTCGGTAATATATATGTTTACTGTTGATCAAAGATTTATTAGAGATCTTAGGGGCATCTACGCTGGTCTATCCCTTGTTCTTTTGTCGTGGCTAAAAATAGAAAGAGAAATCCGTGTTCTTTCTTTTTGCAGATTCTACTGAAACTTGAGAAGACAAAGGAGGACAAGGCGGCTGAAGACAAAAGGAATGAATTGCTGAAGTTCTTAAATGCTAGTTTTGATTGATGTTGTGGAGTCCATGCATGGAATCAACAAGTGAATGAAGGAGTTGAGTAAGTTCCAGCTACTCGCTTATATCTTAatgattttgaaatgattttctCCGAGTTCGAAGCGCAGTCATATCTTGTACTTGTGTTTGCCAATTAGAGTGGTTGAAAAGCTGTGGTTTGGGCGTTGTATTAGTATTCATTTGGTACTTGt carries:
- the LOC103436884 gene encoding eukaryotic translation initiation factor 6-2-like produces the protein MATRLQFENSCEVGVFSKLTNAYCLVAIGGSENFYSTFEGELADVIPVVKTSIGGTRIIGRLCAGNKNGLLVPHTTTDQELQHLRNSLPDQVVVQRIEERLSALGNCIACNDHVALTHTDLDRETEEMIADVLGVEVFRQTIAGNILVGSFCAFTNRGGLVHPHTSVEDLDELSTLLQVPLVAGTVNRGSEVIGAGMIVNDWTAFCGLDTTATELSVIESVFKLREAQPSAIVDEMRKSLIDSYV
- the LOC103436569 gene encoding uncharacterized protein, yielding MVASSSSLSEYSSDSSLSSSSASRRRHRRHNRSRRDKDQEKDKDALKIRKKISRSNTKRRRRHRHRYSSSDSYSSSSPSDSRSDSSSDSELETSSKSKKRKKSDRHKKSKEKDQSKSHRHKHQRKLKEKQKNERSSGPVQLSKLLGRDKDDGVRRSAVSGKKILLKLEKTKEDKAAEDKRNELLKFLNASFD